In Camelus bactrianus isolate YW-2024 breed Bactrian camel chromosome 18, ASM4877302v1, whole genome shotgun sequence, one DNA window encodes the following:
- the C18H16orf90 gene encoding uncharacterized protein C16orf90 homolog — MHAWERAGHHPPALPSTDAVSWAQGRLSHPDTPPNIYEGGLGAQQQQCPSAQGSKPKNFRLRHLRGLALYLPGHVQPAGQCESHWLGRLMARGCLPQPKGVAWPLELPQGILGPGNSHRSALLEAQLPRDSLGNTASSSSMDPAKGAPSQSCPPEGLGLRPKRSWGASEEPTCPLYKRTRFGALERP, encoded by the exons ATGCATGCGTGGGAGAGGG CCGGCCACCAccctcctgctctcccctccaCAGATGCAGTGAGCTGGGCCCAAGGACGCCTCAGCCACCCTGACACTCCACCCAACATCTACGAAGGGGGGCTGGGGGCCCAGCAGCAGCAGTGCCCCAGTGCCCAGGGAAGCAAGCCCAAGAACTTTCGACTGCGCCACCTCCGGGGCCTGGCCCTCTATCTGCCAGGCCACGTGCAGCCTGCTGGCCAGTGTGAGAGCCACTGGCTGGGCCGGCTCATGGCCAGGGGCTGCCTCCCACAGCCCAAgggtgtggcctggcccctgGAGCTACCACAGGGGATTCTAGGCCCAGGTAACAGCCACCGCTCAGCACTTCTGGAAGCTCAACTGCCCAGGGACAGCCTAGGAAATACAG CTTCCAGTTCCAGCATGGACCCAGCCAAGGGTGCCCCCTCCCAGTCCTGTCCCCCTGAAGGCTTGGGGCTCAGGCCCAAGAGATCCTGGGGGGCCTCAGAGGAGCCCACATGTCCTTTGTACAAGAGAACTCGCTTTGGGGCTCTGGAGAGGCCGTAG